The following DNA comes from Lentibacillus sp. Marseille-P4043.
ATACCCAAAGGTTATTTACATTAGGGTATCTAAGTCTTTTATTTGTTCCTTTTCTTCTTTTTCGTATTAAACTAAGTGATAAAGATGAACCGATGTAGTAGTTTTTTCAACAATACGCTAATGCGGAATAAAACAATTCTTGAACTAAGCCATATTGTGGAGTTTATGGATTGGGGAGATAAAAATTTGTTGACGTTAATTCGAGGAATTGATACCCTTGTAATAGAAAGGTCGTTCTATATAAATAAAGGAGAAGTGGATGACATGAGTCGGTCTGTAAAAAAAGATACATTACTTGAAGTGGCTGAACGATTATTTTATGAATACGGATTTCGTGGGGTAGGTTTAAAGCAAATCATAAGTGAAGCGAATGTAGCAACGATGACGCTTTATAATCATTTTTCTTCCAAAGACAATTTGGTCGAAGAAGTACTTAAGCAACGTGAAGCACGTTATTGGTCTTATTTGGATTCAACCATAGAAACAGAATCGGATTCTCCTTTTATTCTTGCTGTAGAAGCTCATGGCCGCTGGTTGAAAGAACAGTCCTACAAAGGAGATATGTTTTTACGAGCGATAGAAGATTATGCAGGAACGGATAATGAGATTGAAAATATTGCAAGGGGACATAAATCTAGATTGCTAGAATATTTTCAGCAATTGGCTCAAATAAAAGAGAAAGAAAACAAACGAGATTTAGCTAATCAATTAACGTTGCTGCTTGAAGGAACTACCTCCATGACGACATTGATTGGTGCAGATAAAGCAACGGAGTACTCTATTGCGATGGCGAGGACACTTGTCCAACATACATCGTAATTTTTTAATACAAAATTAGAAAGGTCATTCTATATAAATTATTGAGTTAGGGTGAATGGATACGATGAAATTTTCAAAGTTAGTTTTACCAGGGGTTACCATGATTGCTGTCACCTATGGATTAGCGAGATTTAGCTTTGGGTTGCTTCTTCCCGATATGAATGAATCACTTAATATGTCTGAGTTTGTATCAGGGGTGATCTCCTCGTTATTTTATTTGGCCTATTGCTGTACGATTGTCTTATCCACTGTGATTACGACAAAGGAAGGACCAAGGAGGATGATTATTTTAGCTGGTCTGTCAGCTTTTGCTGGATTGCTGTTGATGTCTATGACTCCAAATGCATGGTGGCTTGCGTTGGGCGTGTTACTTGCTGGAGGAAGCACAGGCTTGGCATCTCCACCATATGGTGCGGCGATATCGCTATGGATTAGAGGGGATAAACAGGGGAAAGCAAATACATGGATTAATTCGGGAACAAGTTTTGGCATTATCCTGTCTGGAGCTGGAGCTATTCTATTATCACCGAATTGGAGACTAACGTATTTGATTTATGCAATGTTGACATTTCTGATATTGATATGGAATTTCCGAGCCATTCCAAAAGTCGGGATGGGGGAGGGATTGCAGTTTAAAAAGGGGAACCTCTCTATACGAGGAGTGAGAGGGTCTATCCCTTTGATATTGGCATCGCTTATCCTGGGAATCTCCACAGCACCCTTTTGGACATTTTCCAGATCGTTTATTGAAGCGGCTGGTGATTACAGTGATTGGGAACTTTCTGGATTTTGGATCGCCATTGGATTATTTGGTGTGCTGGGTGGTTTTTCTGGTTATCTAATTGAAAAGAGAGGGCTGTCTTTTTCTTATACATTAGGAAGTTTGTCTATTGCTTCAGCGTCCATTATTCTGGCTCTTTCACCCGAATACTTTTCAACTTCCTACTTATCAGCTGGAATTTTCGGTAGCTCCTATATATTTCTAAGCGGTGTTCTCCTTGTGTGGGGAATTCGTGTATTTATTACAAATGCATCATTAGGTATTGGCGTTCCATTTTTACTTTTGGCAGTAGGGCAAGTAATTGGTTCCATACTCGCTGGCTGGTTTATTGGAGCATGGGGCTATGCTCCTTCGTTTATACTTTATGGAGTAATTGGTATGGTGGCTACCCTTATAGGCCCAAAAAATCGTCAGAAAGAGAGTCTAAAAACAAGAAAGCATTGGATTGAAAGTACACAATAAAACAAGAAACACCATTTCGCAGGGCATGGTGGAAACCCCGTTTAGTTCAAAAAGTCCATTTGAGAATGACCGGAAAAAATTTGAAACGACTGATATTGCACGAGCGGTCATATATGCTGTGACGCAGCCTGACTATATAAATGTAAACGAAATTACAGTTAGACCGATTTAATTAGATTAATTTCTGCGGACTATTGTACAATAGTCCGAACCCCATTAAGAGGGGGTTGGCAGTTAGAGAAAAAATAATCCCTCAGCGATACCCGGAACGCATATGAGGGGTTATTTTTTATGGTCAGACATCATAAACCACAATTAACACCAAAGGAGATCATAAGCATTAAGGCGTTTCCTCCACTATGTCTCCACAGTATTGAAATTACAAAAAATTGCCCCTCCTTTTTTCCAAGCATATAACAAACCCTAGTCTCCCTATGCTATCTCTGCTATTATTAGTAATATAGAACTACTTAAGGAGCGAACGAAACATGGCAGCTAGAGCAGATATAGATTTTCAAAAAGACTTATTTGATGCAGCGACAAAAATGCGTGGTAGTGTGGCGCCGGCTGATTACAAGCATTATGTGTTGCCGTTGATATTTTTACGATATTTATCGAATCGATATGAAATCAGAAAAGACGAGATTCATAGTTTAGTAAAAGATCCATCAAGTGACTGGTATGCACCAGATGAAGATACACAACACATTATCATGGAAGATTCCGATATGTACTTGGCTGAGAATGTGTACGTTGTGCCGGAAGAAGCAAGATGGTCATACATTCTTAAAAATGCCAAGCAGCCAAACATTAAAGAAATTTTGGATAATGCGATGAAGCGTTTAGAAGAAGAAAATCCGGATTTGGAAGGGATGTTGCCGCGGACATTCCAAGGGAGCAACTTGCCACCGGAAAATATTGCAGGATTAATCGAGATTTTTTCACGAGATGTGTTTAGTGCGAACGATGAACGCAGTGTCGATATTATCGGGCGCGTGTATGAGTATTTTATAAGTGAATTTGCCTCAACGGAAGGAAACCGCGGTGGTGAATTCTTTACCCCAGCATCGGTTGTTTCTCTTTTGGTAAAAATGCTGGAGCCAATTAAGGGTACCGTGTTTGATCCGGCGTGTGGCTCAGGCGGTATGTTCATTCAAAGTGAGGAATATGCTCCAAGGCGGAATGCGTTATCGTTTTACGGGCAAGAAAACGTGACAACGACGGTTCGGTTGGGAAAAATGAACGTGCTACTACATGGGATGAATGCGGATATTCGTCTAGGGAATTCGTTGTTGGATGATAAGTTTCCGGATTTGAAAGCAGATTACGTCATTGCCAATCCACCATTCAACCAGGACGATTGGGGAGCGGATCGCATCTCAAATGATGATCCTCGTTTAGTTGGACCGGTAACGAACAGCAATGCCAACTACATGTGGATGCAGCATTTCTTTGCCCATTTGAATGAGCATGGAACAGCTGGGTTTGTTATGGCGAATGGTGCGATGACGACAAACTTAAAGCAAGAAAAACAGGTCCGTGAATGGTTTGTCGATGGTGGATATATTGATTGTATTGTAGCATTGCCAGAAAAATTATTCCTATCAACTGGTATTCCTGTTTGTCTTTTCTTCCTCAGCAAGACACGAGATGGAGATGGGGATCACCGCGAACGCAAAAATGAAATATTGTTTATTGATGCTCGGCAGAAGGGTTCACTCGTTAGCCGGAAGCAAAAAGCATTGTCTGAAGAAGAAATCGCAGGCATTGCTGAGGTTTATCATACATTCAAGTTTGATGAAGAAGCTGTGAAAGATGTGGCAGGGTTCTGTAAAGTTGCGACATTGGATGAAGTGAAGGAAAATGACTACAAGCTGACACCGGGAATTTACGTTGGAACGGAAGAAATAGAGGATGATGGCGTGCCGTTTGAGGAAAAGATGGAGTTCTTGCGCACGAAATTATTTGAGCAATTTGAGGAATCAGATCGCCTCCAGGAGAAGATTAGGAAGGATTTGGAGGGGTTGGTGTGAGTGAGTTTGAAAGGGTTAGGTTAGGGGAT
Coding sequences within:
- a CDS encoding type I restriction-modification system subunit M; the encoded protein is MAARADIDFQKDLFDAATKMRGSVAPADYKHYVLPLIFLRYLSNRYEIRKDEIHSLVKDPSSDWYAPDEDTQHIIMEDSDMYLAENVYVVPEEARWSYILKNAKQPNIKEILDNAMKRLEEENPDLEGMLPRTFQGSNLPPENIAGLIEIFSRDVFSANDERSVDIIGRVYEYFISEFASTEGNRGGEFFTPASVVSLLVKMLEPIKGTVFDPACGSGGMFIQSEEYAPRRNALSFYGQENVTTTVRLGKMNVLLHGMNADIRLGNSLLDDKFPDLKADYVIANPPFNQDDWGADRISNDDPRLVGPVTNSNANYMWMQHFFAHLNEHGTAGFVMANGAMTTNLKQEKQVREWFVDGGYIDCIVALPEKLFLSTGIPVCLFFLSKTRDGDGDHRERKNEILFIDARQKGSLVSRKQKALSEEEIAGIAEVYHTFKFDEEAVKDVAGFCKVATLDEVKENDYKLTPGIYVGTEEIEDDGVPFEEKMEFLRTKLFEQFEESDRLQEKIRKDLEGLV
- a CDS encoding MFS transporter, with amino-acid sequence MKFSKLVLPGVTMIAVTYGLARFSFGLLLPDMNESLNMSEFVSGVISSLFYLAYCCTIVLSTVITTKEGPRRMIILAGLSAFAGLLLMSMTPNAWWLALGVLLAGGSTGLASPPYGAAISLWIRGDKQGKANTWINSGTSFGIILSGAGAILLSPNWRLTYLIYAMLTFLILIWNFRAIPKVGMGEGLQFKKGNLSIRGVRGSIPLILASLILGISTAPFWTFSRSFIEAAGDYSDWELSGFWIAIGLFGVLGGFSGYLIEKRGLSFSYTLGSLSIASASIILALSPEYFSTSYLSAGIFGSSYIFLSGVLLVWGIRVFITNASLGIGVPFLLLAVGQVIGSILAGWFIGAWGYAPSFILYGVIGMVATLIGPKNRQKESLKTRKHWIESTQ
- a CDS encoding TetR/AcrR family transcriptional regulator — its product is MSRSVKKDTLLEVAERLFYEYGFRGVGLKQIISEANVATMTLYNHFSSKDNLVEEVLKQREARYWSYLDSTIETESDSPFILAVEAHGRWLKEQSYKGDMFLRAIEDYAGTDNEIENIARGHKSRLLEYFQQLAQIKEKENKRDLANQLTLLLEGTTSMTTLIGADKATEYSIAMARTLVQHTS